A genomic segment from Rickettsiella endosymbiont of Miltochrista miniata encodes:
- the hldE gene encoding bifunctional D-glycero-beta-D-manno-heptose-7-phosphate kinase/D-glycero-beta-D-manno-heptose 1-phosphate adenylyltransferase HldE, whose translation MKIQVPSFQSIRALVVGDVMLDRYWSGDTSRISPEAPVPIVHIQKLEERPGGAGNVALNIAALGAQVDLLSFCGDDNEGDILEKKLSQASVNCYLHKIPQSRTVTKLRILSLHQQLIRLDFEEKPYQIDYTHLKQLFDQRLKYCDVVILSDYAKGCLAYAQELIQSARKAGKPVFVDPKSNDFNIYQGATVLTPNRKEFEVVVDRCDSEHSLLRKGTQLLEKHNFQAVLVTRGEQGMTLIQKDRPEVYLPAYAKQVYDVTGAGDTAIACLALTYAAQADLVQSAQLANIAAGIVVGKLGAATVSPAELRRAIQIQQLSSHRGILSEAELKTIVEDAKAHDEQIVMTGGCFDILHAGHVAYLEQAKRLGDRLIIAVNDDDSVSKLKGLGRPINNLANRMAVLAGLSVVDWVIPFSEATPERLIKLLLPDIWVKGSDYQVHELSEANAIQEYGGQIRLINFVEGCSTSAIISKIQEQEKESS comes from the coding sequence ATGAAAATACAAGTTCCCTCATTTCAATCTATCCGCGCTTTGGTTGTAGGTGATGTGATGTTGGATCGATATTGGTCTGGCGATACATCCAGAATTTCTCCAGAAGCGCCTGTACCGATAGTGCATATACAAAAACTTGAAGAACGTCCAGGGGGTGCGGGTAATGTCGCTTTAAATATAGCTGCACTCGGCGCGCAAGTTGATTTACTTAGTTTTTGTGGAGATGATAATGAAGGAGACATACTTGAGAAAAAACTAAGTCAGGCTAGCGTCAATTGTTATTTACACAAAATACCACAATCACGGACCGTGACTAAGTTGCGCATACTCAGTTTGCATCAGCAATTGATACGACTGGATTTCGAAGAGAAACCTTATCAAATTGATTATACACATCTAAAACAATTATTTGATCAAAGACTTAAATATTGTGATGTGGTTATACTTTCTGATTATGCCAAAGGATGCTTGGCTTATGCTCAAGAATTAATTCAGTCAGCTCGAAAAGCAGGAAAGCCTGTGTTCGTTGACCCTAAGAGTAATGATTTTAATATTTATCAAGGCGCAACAGTATTAACGCCTAACCGGAAAGAATTTGAAGTAGTAGTCGATAGATGTGACAGCGAACATTCTTTGTTACGAAAGGGTACGCAGCTTTTAGAAAAGCATAATTTCCAAGCTGTACTGGTGACACGCGGTGAACAAGGAATGACATTAATTCAAAAAGATCGGCCGGAAGTATATTTACCGGCTTATGCCAAGCAAGTTTATGACGTTACGGGCGCCGGTGATACAGCGATCGCTTGTTTAGCGTTAACTTATGCCGCTCAAGCAGATTTAGTCCAGTCTGCACAGCTTGCCAATATTGCAGCGGGCATTGTCGTTGGAAAACTGGGTGCAGCTACTGTCAGCCCAGCAGAACTAAGACGAGCGATACAAATTCAGCAACTCTCATCTCATCGTGGAATTTTGTCAGAAGCGGAACTTAAAACAATCGTTGAAGATGCGAAAGCACACGATGAACAGATAGTGATGACAGGCGGCTGTTTCGATATTTTACATGCGGGTCATGTTGCTTATTTAGAACAAGCTAAACGTTTGGGCGATCGATTAATTATAGCGGTTAATGACGATGATTCCGTGTCAAAATTGAAAGGTTTAGGAAGACCGATAAACAATTTAGCCAATCGAATGGCGGTATTAGCAGGATTAAGTGTTGTAGATTGGGTGATCCCTTTTAGTGAAGCAACTCCAGAACGTCTTATTAAGCTGTTATTGCCAGATATTTGGGTAAAGGGAAGTGATTACCAAGTGCATGAGCTTTCTGAGGCAAACGCAATACAAGAATATGGTGGCCAAATTAGATTAATAAATTTTGTAGAAGGTTGCTCGACTAGTGCGATAATTTCTAAAATTCAAGAACAAGAAAAGGAATCTTCATGA
- the rfaD gene encoding ADP-glyceromanno-heptose 6-epimerase, producing the protein MIIVTGGAGFIGSNLVKQLNNVYPDMPIIVVDDLTDGIKFRNIADCSVADYLDQNEFLEKIKQNKFFPKLKAVFHQGACSMTTEWNGRYMMNNNYEYSKSVLNYCLAWKIPFIYASSAAVYGLGTVFKEELVYEKPVNVYAYSKYLFDQYVRSIFSEIKSQVVGLRYFNVYGPNEKHKGSMASVVWHADKQLKNTGIINLFEGTDGYTNGEQLRDFIYVDDAVAVNLWFLKSKKSGIFNAGTGNCESFNALAKAVINFYGYGEIRYIPFPEYLRECYQSFTQADLSKLRHAGYQGTFRNVANGVKAYLSDMHKNITV; encoded by the coding sequence ATGATTATCGTTACAGGCGGGGCAGGTTTTATTGGTAGCAATTTAGTAAAACAACTTAATAATGTATATCCAGATATGCCGATTATAGTTGTTGACGATCTGACGGATGGAATTAAGTTCAGAAATATTGCGGACTGTTCGGTTGCTGATTATTTGGATCAAAATGAATTCCTAGAAAAAATTAAGCAAAATAAGTTTTTTCCTAAGTTAAAAGCTGTTTTTCATCAAGGTGCCTGCTCTATGACTACGGAATGGAATGGGCGATATATGATGAACAACAACTATGAATATTCTAAAAGTGTATTAAATTACTGTTTGGCTTGGAAGATTCCTTTCATTTATGCTTCAAGTGCTGCTGTTTATGGTTTAGGAACTGTTTTCAAAGAAGAATTAGTCTATGAAAAACCGGTGAACGTTTACGCTTATTCTAAATACTTATTTGACCAGTATGTAAGAAGTATTTTTAGTGAAATAAAGAGTCAGGTTGTAGGTTTGCGTTATTTTAATGTTTATGGGCCTAACGAAAAGCATAAAGGTTCTATGGCCAGCGTGGTATGGCACGCGGATAAACAGCTCAAAAATACCGGTATTATAAATTTATTTGAAGGAACAGATGGCTATACCAATGGTGAACAACTGAGAGATTTTATCTATGTTGACGATGCGGTGGCGGTTAATCTCTGGTTTTTAAAGTCAAAAAAAAGTGGAATTTTTAATGCAGGAACTGGAAATTGCGAGAGCTTTAATGCCTTAGCTAAAGCGGTTATTAATTTTTATGGGTATGGGGAAATTCGTTATATTCCATTTCCAGAATATTTACGAGAATGTTATCAAAGCTTTACTCAAGCGGATCTTTCAAAATTGCGTCATGCGGGTTATCAAGGAACGTTTCGCAATGTTGCAAATGGAGTAAAAGCTTATCTTTCTGATATGCATAAAAATATTACCGTTTAA